A window of Akkermansiaceae bacterium contains these coding sequences:
- a CDS encoding sel1 repeat family protein gives MRRSICFVFGLLLACLTITIDAAAEDLTQLDLVTLRKRAESGRLAAQVELAYRALEGKTKDFDENAIYQTFEKGAAGEIPRAFVGLGLCRYYGIGTRADRKQSNADHKQAAELGDLRGMMIHGWVLYSQAKDQSDSDRGLALIQKARDAGSEEASTLLANLDLRRPDNQPGATQKALKTLEHLALEKGNHHAMNNLADYYRKTGKQDLAIKYLRMSADANSTYACVALAEFLMAKKAGGNENEILTLLRKAAARGSNHGRFLLARKLMRRTHLQLPGEDWYQMLLLSHQHGHAQSSFELGAAHQHAPGYTFRDLDWKLAVEFYQAYLDAYKDVPPAMSHQEMHTAIHFICELYFKGGLGLKKDLRKCLETARPYLGICGVATAHAGRVLLHPDTPLGTTRQARIRGYACMLSARKSHYTISDHTLFIMRSRFSFTREEVAEAQKLSDSGFPTPDSKLLP, from the coding sequence ATGAGACGTTCTATCTGTTTTGTATTCGGCCTTCTCCTCGCTTGCCTAACAATCACCATCGATGCTGCTGCGGAGGACTTGACGCAACTTGACCTCGTCACCCTCCGCAAAAGGGCGGAATCCGGCCGACTTGCCGCACAGGTCGAACTCGCCTACCGCGCGCTCGAAGGAAAAACCAAAGACTTCGATGAAAACGCCATTTACCAGACTTTCGAGAAAGGTGCGGCAGGTGAAATCCCCCGCGCCTTTGTCGGCCTGGGCCTTTGCCGCTATTACGGCATCGGAACCCGAGCCGACCGCAAACAGTCCAACGCCGACCACAAACAAGCGGCGGAACTCGGCGATCTCCGCGGCATGATGATCCATGGCTGGGTTCTCTATTCCCAAGCAAAGGACCAGTCCGACTCTGACCGTGGGCTGGCATTGATTCAGAAAGCCAGGGATGCCGGTAGTGAGGAAGCATCTACACTGCTCGCCAATCTGGACCTTCGCCGGCCTGACAACCAACCCGGCGCTACCCAAAAAGCCCTGAAGACGCTGGAACACCTCGCACTCGAAAAAGGCAACCATCACGCCATGAATAACCTTGCCGATTATTATCGGAAAACCGGCAAGCAGGATCTCGCGATCAAATATCTCAGAATGAGCGCCGACGCGAATTCCACCTATGCCTGTGTCGCCCTGGCTGAGTTCTTGATGGCAAAAAAAGCAGGTGGCAACGAAAACGAGATCCTTACCCTGCTGCGTAAGGCAGCTGCCCGCGGTAGCAATCACGGCAGGTTCCTGCTCGCACGCAAACTGATGCGCCGCACCCATCTACAACTCCCGGGTGAGGACTGGTACCAGATGCTGCTGCTGTCTCACCAGCACGGCCATGCACAATCCAGCTTCGAGCTAGGAGCAGCCCACCAACACGCACCGGGCTACACCTTCCGTGATCTCGATTGGAAACTAGCGGTCGAGTTTTATCAAGCCTACCTCGATGCTTACAAAGACGTCCCTCCAGCCATGTCACACCAGGAGATGCACACGGCCATTCACTTCATCTGCGAATTATACTTCAAGGGCGGCCTCGGGTTAAAAAAAGACCTGCGGAAATGCCTGGAAACAGCCCGACCCTACCTGGGAATTTGTGGCGTTGCCACCGCCCACGCCGGCAGGGTTCTCCTCCACCCGGACACCCCCCTGGGCACCACCCGTCAGGCTCGTATCCGCGGCTACGCCTGCATGCTCAGCGCAAGGAAGTCCCATTACACAATCAGTGATCATACTCTGTTTATCATGCGAAGCCGCTTCAGCTTTACTCGCGAAGAAGTCGCCGAAGCCCAGAAACTAAGCGATTCGGGTTTCCCAACACCCGATTCAAAATTGCTGCCGTAA
- a CDS encoding SDR family oxidoreductase, translating into MEQIKSLFDLTGHVAVVIGGTGNLCGSMGIAMARAGAEVVLVGRNPENAIDKLAAIDEFGGKSWFHKADVSQRQEIDDLLSTVLLRSGKVDVLVNGAGLGSGTPFLEITEDELDHLMAVNFKSVFNACQIFGQFFIDHHEPCSIINMGSMAGSMPVSGIFAYSAAKAAVHNLSKNLAREWAEHDIRVNTLVPGFFPSEQASRQGDETRALEILRHTPMSRFGTANELTGATLMLASNNAGSFITGTEIVIDGGFSAMTI; encoded by the coding sequence ATGGAACAGATCAAATCCCTCTTCGACCTCACCGGACATGTCGCCGTTGTCATCGGCGGCACGGGCAACCTCTGCGGCAGCATGGGTATCGCCATGGCCCGCGCCGGTGCCGAGGTTGTCCTCGTCGGCCGCAACCCGGAAAACGCCATCGACAAACTTGCCGCCATCGATGAATTCGGCGGAAAATCCTGGTTTCATAAAGCCGATGTCAGCCAACGTCAGGAAATCGATGACCTCCTCTCCACCGTGTTACTCAGGTCCGGAAAAGTCGATGTCCTGGTCAATGGCGCCGGTCTTGGCTCAGGCACTCCCTTCCTCGAAATCACCGAGGATGAACTCGACCACCTCATGGCCGTGAACTTCAAAAGCGTTTTTAACGCCTGCCAGATTTTCGGGCAGTTCTTTATCGATCACCATGAGCCGTGCAGCATCATCAACATGGGCTCCATGGCTGGCAGCATGCCCGTTTCCGGTATCTTCGCCTACTCTGCCGCCAAGGCCGCCGTGCATAACCTCAGCAAAAACCTCGCCCGCGAATGGGCCGAGCACGATATCCGGGTCAACACCCTCGTGCCCGGCTTTTTCCCATCAGAACAAGCCTCTCGCCAGGGTGATGAAACCCGTGCCCTGGAAATCCTCCGCCACACCCCGATGTCACGTTTCGGCACCGCCAACGAACTCACCGGCGCCACGCTCATGCTCGCCTCCAACAACGCCGGCTCGTTTATCACCGGCACCGAAATCGTCATCGATGGCGGCTTCTCGGCGATGACCATCTAA
- a CDS encoding peptidylprolyl isomerase, producing the protein MTILNFILRFSLIPVTGLSLLSTAATAREVTGIAAKVNGRVITKNEVNYHLTPYRQQLDASMPRKGPQYSALLKKAKDEILDSLIERELILSEFRVKTNGDGKIPAHLIDQEIDRQVRELYNNNRNEFNKSLRQAGVTPAQHRRETEKKLVVQAMRSQQFKNAVPPLPNEVAAEYNKHKIKLRDTTGDALEYHKIYIPKTDPQNALVTAETQLQLAEDIVGKLEKGANFEELAKQHSKDAWAAEGGKVEKTKRTDLSPAFAAILMETPIGKVLGPLEDGRGYTIVRLDKKHYGPAPSLNKVRPEIEARVRARKNKAKHDRWMKRLRDNAMIEKKM; encoded by the coding sequence ATGACCATACTCAATTTCATCCTCCGCTTCTCATTGATTCCCGTTACAGGCCTTTCCCTGCTTTCCACCGCCGCCACCGCGCGCGAGGTCACCGGCATCGCCGCCAAGGTAAATGGCCGCGTGATCACCAAGAACGAGGTCAACTACCACCTGACCCCCTATCGGCAACAACTGGACGCCTCCATGCCCCGCAAAGGCCCCCAGTATTCCGCTCTACTCAAAAAAGCCAAAGACGAGATCCTCGACAGCCTCATCGAGCGCGAGCTGATCCTTTCCGAGTTCCGGGTCAAGACCAACGGCGACGGCAAGATCCCCGCCCACCTGATCGACCAGGAAATCGACCGCCAGGTCCGTGAGCTCTACAATAACAACCGCAACGAGTTTAACAAATCACTCCGCCAGGCCGGTGTCACCCCGGCACAGCACCGCCGTGAAACCGAGAAAAAACTCGTCGTCCAGGCAATGCGCTCCCAGCAGTTTAAAAACGCCGTGCCGCCACTCCCTAACGAGGTCGCCGCCGAGTACAACAAACACAAAATCAAGCTGCGCGACACCACAGGCGACGCGCTCGAATACCACAAGATCTATATCCCTAAAACCGACCCCCAGAATGCTCTCGTAACCGCCGAAACCCAGCTGCAATTGGCGGAGGATATCGTGGGCAAACTCGAAAAGGGTGCCAATTTCGAAGAGCTCGCCAAACAACACTCGAAGGATGCCTGGGCCGCCGAGGGCGGCAAGGTAGAGAAAACCAAACGCACCGACCTCTCCCCGGCATTCGCTGCCATCCTGATGGAAACCCCGATTGGAAAAGTCCTCGGCCCCCTGGAGGACGGCCGCGGCTACACCATTGTCCGACTCGATAAAAAACACTACGGCCCAGCACCGTCTTTGAATAAAGTCCGACCCGAAATCGAAGCCCGTGTCCGCGCCCGCAAAAACAAAGCCAAACACGACCGCTGGATGAAGCGCCTCCGCGATAACGCGATGATCGAGAAAAAGATGTAA